In Streptomyces sannanensis, the DNA window GGCTGATGCGTGACCCTTCGGGGTCAGGCACGGTTGTCATGGCATGAAGAAACGAGCCGCCATGGCTTTCCTGACCTTTGCGACCGGCATTGTGATCGCGGCCGTGTCCCCTCCCGCGCACGCCGAATCGAGTGACGCAGGTCCCACCGTCACCGGCCTGCTGGACTCGGCCGAGGAACTGGGCGAGATCCTGGATCACAATCACGCCGGGGAATCGGACAGCACCGCGACCGCAACACCCTGACAAGCACTTGTCCACCGAACGGCCCCGCGTTCCGGCAACGGAAACGCGGGGCCGTTCCGTTGTGGGGAAGGCCGGATTCCGGACACCGTGTGCAATCCCGCGGTTCATGCACGTGACGGACACCACCGTCGAACCGCCGTTTATTGGCGACCACTTGTCAGTGGCGGCCCGTAGGGTTGTCGTATGTCCACTCCTCCTGCGACCCCTGGTTCCGTACGGCCCGATGCAGCACTGGCGAACGAGCGCATCCGCGCGCTCGTCGACGAGCGCGCGGACGAGGCATGGCCCGCGGAGGAGTACGAACTGCTGCTTCTCGAGTGGGCCGCCGCGACGCAGGGATGCGTCACCGCGGCGGCCTGACCAGCCGGCCCCTCCCCGATCCGCCGCTATTCGTTGTGCAACACCTCGGCGATGGTGAGCCGCGCCGCGGACCGTGCCGGAACCAGGGCGCCCAGGACGGCGATCGTGACGCCCGCCAGGGCCAGAGCGGCCAGCTGCGGCGCATGCCAGACGTCCTTCATGGACTCCGGGAACACGACCACTGCGGCATGGTCCACGATCAGCCTGTGGGCGGCGATTCCGATCGGAATCCCGAACAGCCCGCCGACCGCGCCCAGCCCCGCCACTGACGTCACCGTCATCACCACGACCTGGCGCGGCGTCATTCCGATCGACTTGAGCATGCCCAGGTCACGGCGGCGCTCCCGGGTGTTCAGCAGGACGGTGTTGAAGACACCGAGCGCCGCCACGACGGTCAGAAGGACGGTGAACACCGTCGAGAAGCTCACGACCGCGACGGTGGCGGTGCTGCCGGAGCCGACCTGCGAGGGGTGAAGGCCCGAATCCACGGCCTTGACCGCCTTGAGGTACGCCTGGGTGTCGGCGCCGCGGGCGAGCCGGACCGAGTAGTAGGCGGCCCGTGCGTCCGGGTCGAGTTCGGTCAGGGTCTGCCAGTCGGCGTTCATGCCCCGCGCGTCGCCGTCCATGACCTCACCGACGATGGTGACGCGCTTCTGCCGGCCGTTCAGCTGCAGGGTGATCCGGTCGCCGACCGAGAGCCCGTGCTGCTTCAGGAACGACGGCCCGGCCGCCGCCTCGCCCGCTCCGGCCGGCCAGTGTCCCTTGACCATCCGGGAAGTGGCGTTCGGAAGATCCCCGCGGTAGAAGGCGGCGAACCTGGTCTGGCTGTACCCGGCGAGACGTACCTGGACGACCGTCTGGGCGATCACCCTTTCCGCGCCGGGAAGGGACCGCAGCCTTGCTTCGATCTGACGGTCGTTCAGCCTCGGGGCGGGGCCGCCGTTCTCGGAGTTGCCGGGCTGTACCTCGATCCGGGGGCCCATGTCGCCCGGGTCCGCGTACGCGACCATCGTGCTGGTCAGACCGGTCGTCAGCGTCACGGTGGTGACCCCGAGGACGATGGCCGCCATGGTCAGCAGCGCGCGGCCAGGGCGGGCGAAGGGCTGACCCAGGCCCAGACTGACGGGGCGTGGCAGCCGGGTGCCGCTGAGCCTGCGCTGGACGCGCAGCCCACGCCCGGTCCGCGGTGCGCTGCCCGCGGTGATCGCCCGGGCCGCGGACAGCCGGTGGGCGCGCAGCGCCGGAATCAGCGCGGCGAGGACCACGAGGGCAGGCATGCCCAGCAGGCAGACGACGGACACCCAGGGGCTGATGCCGATGGTCGCCGTGCCGGTCTCGATCGCGGAGAAGGCGACCCGGAGGACCGGTTCGGCCGCCACATTGCCGAGGAGCGTGCCGAGGACGCAGCCGACGACCGCGGGAACGGAGACCATCGTGAGATAGACCGCGACCACCTGGTTCGGCGTGAAACCCAGGGCCTTGAGCACACCGATGTGCCGGTATCCGGAGACGACCGCCCCGCTGACCACGTTCCCGACGATCAGCACGGACACCACCAGACCGAGGACACCGAACGCCATCATGATCGGGAGATAGGAATCGGCCTGTGCGGAGAAGGCCTGCTTGAGGGTGAGGTAGGACTGCGCGCTGGTCAGCGAGCCCTTGGGCAGCCCCGCGGTGGCCTCGGCCAGGCCGTCGCGGACCTGCCGGTCCGTCGAGGACGCCGTGAAGCGATAGAGCATCTGGGAGGAGGCCGGGTGCAGCGCGGTCATCTGCTCGGGTGAGACCCAGGCGCCGGCGGACCTGCTCATGCTGGTGGCGAAGCCGACGACGGTGAGCGTCGGGGCTCCGCGCGGGTTGACCTTCGTGCCCAGGAGGCTCGAAAACGGGGTGCCCGGGAGCGGCCAGTTGACGACGATCTCGCCGGGCTTGGTGGCCCAGTGCCCCATCACCAGACGGATGCGGTCCACCGGACCGCCCGGATCGGCCCGGCCCACCACGGTCAGGGGGCCCGGCGGCATCCCGAGCCAGTCCTCGGGGATGTCGAGCACGGCCTGGCCGAAGGGCCCCGCGGCGGCCTGGACACCGGGCCGCCGGGCGGTCCGCGCCAGTTGCGCGTCCGAGGCCTTGTCCCGGTCGAAGGTCGCCACCGCGTGCGCGCCGCGCTGCCGGCCGAAAGCCTTGTCGAAGGGCGCCGAGGTCGCGCCCAGCACTCCCAGCGCGAGCAGGAAGGTCATGGTCGAGCACAGCACGACGAACCCGATGACGAAGGTCTGGAGCCGACGGCGCTTCACCGCCGCACGGGAGGCCGTCCACACGGCGCTCATGCGGTCGGCTCCAGCGTGCTCTCGCGGGCCACCCGGCCGTCGGCGATCTCGATCAGGCGGCCGGCGCAGCGGCTGGCGAGGTGCGGGTCATGGGTGACGATCAGCAGGGTCTGGCCGATCTGGTTGAGGTCGATCAGCAGGTCCATCACCTGCTCGCCCGAACGGCTGTCCAGGGCGCCGGTCGGTTCGTCGGCCAGGAGCAGGGCCGGACGGTTCATCAGAGCCCTGGCGACGGCGACCCGCTGCCGCTCCCCGCCGCTCAGCGCCGCCGGATAGGCGTTCCTGCGGTCGGCGATGCCGAGTTCGTCGAAGAGTTCCAGCGCGCGGTGGCGCGCCTGCCGGGCCGGGGTGCCGGTCAGCTGGGCGGCCAGGGCGGCATTGTCCAGCGCCGGCAGGTCGTCGATGAGGTTGAAGAACTGGAAGATCATGCCGATGTGCCGCCGCCGGAACAGGGCCAGTCCGGTCTCGTTCAGTGTGCCCAGGTCCTGACCGGCCACCCGCACCCTCCCCGAGGTCGGACGGTCCAGGCCGGCGACCATGTTGAGCAGAGTGGACTTGCCGCACCCGGATGGCCCCATCACGGCGACCGCTTCCCCTGCGCGGATCTCCAGCGACACGCCGTCCAGGGCCTTCGTGTCGCCGTACTCCTTGTGCACGCCGTCGAGTCGTACGACGACCTGCCCTGTGAGGTCGTGATCAGTAGTCATGACACGAACCTAGAAGCGGTACGGCGGGTGGGGCGTCCCGCCCGGGATGTATCCGTCCGGGCCCGTCATCCTGGGGATGTACGGCCGTGGATCCGCAGACTGATGCTCAGCGCGGCGCGGAGCTGCGAGGATGGTCCGGTGTGGGGATCCGGGGTGGACTGGCTGATCATCGCCTTGGCCATGGCGTGTGCGACCGCCGGGTGGCTGGGCACGGAGCTCGTACGGACACGGCGGCTGCACCGGACCGCCATCGGGGAGCGCGGCTGGCTGCTGGAGCGGGAGCGTGAGAGCGCGGCGCGGACTGCGGTCGACGCCGAACGGGCCAGGATCGCGGGGGAATTGCACGACATCGTCAGCCACAACGTGAGCCTCATGGTGGTCCAGGCCGGAGCCGCCCGCGAGGTGCTGGCCACGATGCCCGAGGAGGCCGCGACGGCGATGAGCGCCGTCGAGGCCGCCGGACGGAACGCGATGACCGAGCTGCGGCATCTGCTCGGCCTGCTCGCACCCTCGCAGAGCGGCGAGGACGAGCCGCACGAGACGGACCTGTCGCCGCAGCCGAGCCTGAGCCGGCTCGGTCCGCTGATCGACCGCATCGCGTTCGCCGGTCTGCCCGTGGAGGTACGGATCGACGGGGAGCCGCGGCGGCTGCCGGCCGGTATCGATGTGACGGCCTATCGGATCGTGCAGGAGGCACTGACCAATGCGCTCAAACACGGGGACGGGGCGAAGGCCGAGGTGACGGTGCGTTATACCGACCATTATCTGCGGGTCGAGGTGCTGAACAGCGGGCCGAGCGTACTGTCGGGCGGCGGCTCCGGGTCCGGGGAACGCCCCGCGCCGGGGCGGGCCGCCTCGGAACTGGCCGCTCCGGTACGGGCCGACGGAGCGGGACGCGGGCTCCTCGGGCTGCGTGAGCGGGTCGCCGTCTACGGCGGCGACCTGGACGCCCGGCGCCGCCTCGGTGGCGGCTACCGGGTCCGGGCCCGCATCCCCCTGGACCGGCCATGACGCCCACCGAGCCCGCCCCCCGCGTGCTGATCGCGGACGACCAGGAGCTGGTCCGTGTCGGCTTCCGCCTGATCCTGACCGCGCGTGGGATCAACGTGGTGGGCGAGGCCGCCGACGGGAACGAGGCCGTGGCCGCGGCGCGCAGGCTGCAGCCCGATGTCGTACTGATGGACATCCGCATGCCCGCCATGGACGGCCTGGAGGCCGCCCGGCAGGTGCTCGCGCAGACCCCGGACTGCCGGGTGATCATGCTGACCACCTTCGACCTCGACCACTACGTCTACGCCGCCCTCGCCGCCGGCGTCAGCGGCTTCCTCCTCAAGGACGTCACCCCCGCGCACCTCGCCGCCGCCGTGCGCCTGGTCAACACCGGTGACGCGCTACTCTCGCCCTCGATCACGCGGCGTCTGGTGGAGCGTTTCGCGCACACCGCCGGAGGCGAGAGCCGGCACGGCGCTCCCGGCGACCACAGGCCGGTCCGGCACCTCCGGATTCCGCCGGTCCATCGCGACCTCGCCGCCCTGACGCCCCGGGAGCTGGAGGTCCTGACGCTCATGGGCCACGGCCTGTCCAACACCGAACTGGCCCGCGAACTGACGCTCAGCGAAGCGACCGTGAAGACCCACGTGGCCCGCATCTTCGCCAAGCTCGCCCTCCGGGACCGGGCGCAGGCCGTGGTGCTGGCCTACGAGACAGGGCTCGTCTCCCCGGGCGACTCCACTGGATCCGCCGACGCTCACTCGTAGGCGGCAGCCACTTGGAGAGCCCGGGCGAGAAAGGACCACCACGGCCCGCGGTTTCATCCCCAGGCCGGAGCCGGTGGCAGCGGCCAGTTGGGCGGGGCCGGAACAGGACCGTCGGCAGTGAGCGAAGCTGACGAATCAGCCGCGCGCCAAGTTCATGAGGAACCGAGTTTCCGCGTCGTCCCGCCGCGCGCAGATCCTGGGTACGGCGTTGAGCACGGAGGTAGCCCGGCACCAGCCCAGGACACGATCGGGAGACTGGCCGGGGACCAGCGTCGCCAGCTGCTCGATCCTCTGCTCCAGCTGCGCGAGGTCCGCTACTCCCTCCAGCACCCAGTCCACGGCGTCGAAGTCCGGATCTCCCCATGCGGGCCGCGGGTCGATCGCCACCATACGGTGCCCCGGACCGGACAGCACATTGGCCGGGTGAAGATCACCGTGTACAAGCCCCACCGGACCGCTGTCGGCCAGCTCCAAGGCCAGCGCTCGGGCTCGGTCGAGAACCATCGAGTCGAGCAGTCCGCTCGCCTCGGACGCAGCCAGCCTGCGGTCCGTCAGGTCGAAGAGGAAGTCGATCCGGTGCGAGAGCGGTCGCAACACCGTGCGCTGCCCTCGCACGGGAGATGATGCCCTCAGGTCTCGCAGCAGAGCCGCGACATCGGGCAACCGCCAGGCAAGTTGTTTCACCGGAACTCCCGGCTCCACGCTCTCCAGCAGCAGGGCTCCCGCGGCGAGATCCTGCGCCAGCAGACGAACAACCGATGGCGTTCCCGCCCAGGCCTGCAGCGCTTCGGCTTCCTCGGCAGCGATCCCCGTGTCCGGCGTGAGCTTCAGCCACACAAAGGAGCCATGGTCACGTCGCAGGCAGCGGAACACCCGCGAGGTGCCTCCTCCGCCCGCCTCGACAACGTCCAGACCCCATCGGACGGCGAGTTCACCCACCAGCGTCGGCAACTCGTCGCACCAAGCGAGCACCTCGGGCCCGAACCGAACAACGAGCCGCTCGCGGACCTCTGGTGCGACGAGGGTCAAATCTCTCAACACAAGCAGCGCTCCTCAGCTCGGTCAGGAAAAATCCGCTGGCCCCATCACTCAACCAATCGGATACGCTTCCCGCACGGGGGACCGTCCTCACAGCCTCGATCACCTCATCATCTGTCGCCGGCTCAGCGTCCCAAGTCAGTGCAGTTCCCGGCTATCGCTTTAACGGGAACGCAGTTGCTCCGCCTGGACGCCGCTGACAGGGTCTTGGCCATGCCTGCCTTCTCCGCGCATGACGGAACCAAGCTCGCCTACCACGTGTCTGGGGACGGCGCTCCTGTGGTTTGCCTTCCCGGCGGGCCGATGCACGACGGCCCAGCATTGGTCAGCGGTCCAGCCGGGCGGCCCCGCGACACCGCTCGGCGGACTGGCATGTCGCCTCTACGGCAGGTCGTAGCTCAGGAAGTAGTGGGTCCCGATGTGACTCGTCGGAAATCCGAACTGCACGTCCGTGAGCATGCGGAAGAGGAACTCACCCAAGCCGCAGTCAAATCGTTCCCACTCACCGAAGTCGCGCTGGACGAGAACGGGCCAGTCGTCGGGGTCGGCCGCACCCGTCTGCCAGACGAAGTCGATCTCTTCTTCCGTCGTTCCCCAGCGCAGCAGCCCCCGGGGGCCGGGTAGGCGGCGTAGGGGTGCCACAGACCCGTGGTGTGCTTCACGTCGTTCTCGACCCACTTCACGAGATCCATCCCCACGGCGCCGGGAACGAGGAGGTCGACATACTCGTCGAAGCTGCCCTCGCCGAACAGATCGACGATCTCCTTGTAGTCGCTCGGCAGCGCCGTGCCCAGGGCGGCCTCGGCGGCGGACCAGTCGACGGCCGGCCGGGGTCCCGGTTCCCAGCCGGTGAGGATGCGCAGCTTCTCCGCCCACGACGCCCCCTCCGGGAATCCGACGGCGGCGGGGTCCTCGCGATGGCCGACCACGACGACCGTCCGGCCTCCCTCCGGGGAGGCGACCCGGCCGCACCCGATCCAGTGGGACCGGTAGGCCCACCCCCGCATCTCCAGCAGCTCCTCCCCGAAGGGCTCGACGAGCGGCAGTCCGGTGCGCTCGGTGAGCGAAGGATCGGTGAAACCGCCCGCGACGAGATTGCGGTGCCGACCCACCCGCCGGCTGATTTCGGCGACGAGCTCCTGCAAGCCGGTGCCATCCGGCGCGTCGAAGGTTGTCGGCGCATCACGGCGCGAGCTCCAGTCGAGCATCTTCCAGACAGCGGAAAGGAGTTCGGAGTGTTCCATGGACCTCAGTCAACCGCAGCACCCAGCCGTTCCGCGATGTGATCGCCGACCCGCAGGGCGTTGGCGATGGCGGTGAGGGAGGGGTTCACCGCGCCGATGCTCGGGAAAAAGCTGGTGTCCACGACGTAGAGGTTGTCGAGGTCGTGGGCCTTGCAGTGGAGGTCCAGTGCCGAACTGGCCGGGTCGGTGCCGAAGCGGACGGTGCCCGCCTGGTGCGCGGTGGCGCCGATGGGCATGCCCTTGTGCAGGTAGATGCTGTGAGGCAGCAGATGGTGCTTGTGCATGCCCAACTGCCCCAGCATGCCCTGAAGTTTGTGCCGGAGTCGGGTGACCCCGGCGATGTTGTTGGTCTCGTCCAGGGTGAGATGGATATGGCCCTCGCCGTCCAGGGTGACGCGGTTGTCGGGCTGAGGCAGATCCTCTCCGCAGAGCCAGAAGTCGACCGCATGGTGGGCGAGTACCTCGAAGGGCATGTCCGGTGAGGCGTGGCCGGCCCAGCGCGGCGCCTCGCCGCGGACCTGCTCGGCATCCGACTTGCCGAGCATCTGGATCCCGCCGAGCGGGTACTCCCAGTCGTCGGCTCCCAGGTACCAGTCGTTCATGGCCAGGGTCTTCTGGAACCGGGTGTCGTTGGGTTCCCGGGACACGGCCATCAGCGCCAGGTTGTTGTGGCGCATGTAGTGCCGGCCGACCACGTCCGAACTGTTGGCCAGCCCGTCGGGGTGCCGGTCGTTCGCCGAACGCAGCAGCAGGGCGGCGGAGTTCACCGCGCCGCAGGCGACCACCACGATGTCCCCGTGAAAGCGCACGACCGAGCCGTCCGCGAGTTCGGCGACGACATCGGTGACGGTGCGTCCGCCGCTGTCGGTCTCCAGGCGCCGCACATGGGCGCCGGTGACCATGGTGACGTTGTCGTGTTCGAGTGCCGGGTCGACGCAGATGACCTGCGCGTCCGCCTTGGCGCCC includes these proteins:
- a CDS encoding GMC family oxidoreductase, with protein sequence MQDQHYDVVVIGTGAGGGTLAHRLAPTGKRILILERGDYLPRERDNWDSSAVFVRGKYLAPELWYDRHGKTFPPEVNYYVGGNTKFYGAALFRLRPEDFGELRHHDGLSPAWPLRYEDFEPYYTQAEHLYLVHGRHGEDPTEGPAGAQYAYPPVQHEPRIQQLSDDLEKQGLHPFHLPIGVNLTQDEHGRATRSSVCIRCDRVDGFPCLMGAKADAQVICVDPALEHDNVTMVTGAHVRRLETDSGGRTVTDVVAELADGSVVRFHGDIVVVACGAVNSAALLLRSANDRHPDGLANSSDVVGRHYMRHNNLALMAVSREPNDTRFQKTLAMNDWYLGADDWEYPLGGIQMLGKSDAEQVRGEAPRWAGHASPDMPFEVLAHHAVDFWLCGEDLPQPDNRVTLDGEGHIHLTLDETNNIAGVTRLRHKLQGMLGQLGMHKHHLLPHSIYLHKGMPIGATAHQAGTVRFGTDPASSALDLHCKAHDLDNLYVVDTSFFPSIGAVNPSLTAIANALRVGDHIAERLGAAVD
- a CDS encoding sensor histidine kinase; this encodes MWGSGVDWLIIALAMACATAGWLGTELVRTRRLHRTAIGERGWLLERERESAARTAVDAERARIAGELHDIVSHNVSLMVVQAGAAREVLATMPEEAATAMSAVEAAGRNAMTELRHLLGLLAPSQSGEDEPHETDLSPQPSLSRLGPLIDRIAFAGLPVEVRIDGEPRRLPAGIDVTAYRIVQEALTNALKHGDGAKAEVTVRYTDHYLRVEVLNSGPSVLSGGGSGSGERPAPGRAASELAAPVRADGAGRGLLGLRERVAVYGGDLDARRRLGGGYRVRARIPLDRP
- a CDS encoding ABC transporter ATP-binding protein yields the protein MTTDHDLTGQVVVRLDGVHKEYGDTKALDGVSLEIRAGEAVAVMGPSGCGKSTLLNMVAGLDRPTSGRVRVAGQDLGTLNETGLALFRRRHIGMIFQFFNLIDDLPALDNAALAAQLTGTPARQARHRALELFDELGIADRRNAYPAALSGGERQRVAVARALMNRPALLLADEPTGALDSRSGEQVMDLLIDLNQIGQTLLIVTHDPHLASRCAGRLIEIADGRVARESTLEPTA
- a CDS encoding response regulator transcription factor codes for the protein MTPTEPAPRVLIADDQELVRVGFRLILTARGINVVGEAADGNEAVAAARRLQPDVVLMDIRMPAMDGLEAARQVLAQTPDCRVIMLTTFDLDHYVYAALAAGVSGFLLKDVTPAHLAAAVRLVNTGDALLSPSITRRLVERFAHTAGGESRHGAPGDHRPVRHLRIPPVHRDLAALTPRELEVLTLMGHGLSNTELARELTLSEATVKTHVARIFAKLALRDRAQAVVLAYETGLVSPGDSTGSADAHS
- a CDS encoding SMI1/KNR4 family protein, which codes for MEHSELLSAVWKMLDWSSRRDAPTTFDAPDGTGLQELVAEISRRVGRHRNLVAGGFTDPSLTERTGLPLVEPFGEELLEMRGWAYRSHWIGCGRVASPEGGRTVVVVGHREDPAAVGFPEGASWAEKLRILTGWEPGPRPAVDWSAAEAALGTALPSDYKEIVDLFGEGSFDEYVDLLVPGAVGMDLVKWVENDVKHTTGLWHPYAAYPAPGGCCAGERRKKRSTSSGRRVRPTPTTGPFSSSATSVSGNDLTAAWVSSSSACSRTCSSDFRRVTSGPTTS
- a CDS encoding ABC transporter permease, which gives rise to MSAVWTASRAAVKRRRLQTFVIGFVVLCSTMTFLLALGVLGATSAPFDKAFGRQRGAHAVATFDRDKASDAQLARTARRPGVQAAAGPFGQAVLDIPEDWLGMPPGPLTVVGRADPGGPVDRIRLVMGHWATKPGEIVVNWPLPGTPFSSLLGTKVNPRGAPTLTVVGFATSMSRSAGAWVSPEQMTALHPASSQMLYRFTASSTDRQVRDGLAEATAGLPKGSLTSAQSYLTLKQAFSAQADSYLPIMMAFGVLGLVVSVLIVGNVVSGAVVSGYRHIGVLKALGFTPNQVVAVYLTMVSVPAVVGCVLGTLLGNVAAEPVLRVAFSAIETGTATIGISPWVSVVCLLGMPALVVLAALIPALRAHRLSAARAITAGSAPRTGRGLRVQRRLSGTRLPRPVSLGLGQPFARPGRALLTMAAIVLGVTTVTLTTGLTSTMVAYADPGDMGPRIEVQPGNSENGGPAPRLNDRQIEARLRSLPGAERVIAQTVVQVRLAGYSQTRFAAFYRGDLPNATSRMVKGHWPAGAGEAAAGPSFLKQHGLSVGDRITLQLNGRQKRVTIVGEVMDGDARGMNADWQTLTELDPDARAAYYSVRLARGADTQAYLKAVKAVDSGLHPSQVGSGSTATVAVVSFSTVFTVLLTVVAALGVFNTVLLNTRERRRDLGMLKSIGMTPRQVVVMTVTSVAGLGAVGGLFGIPIGIAAHRLIVDHAAVVVFPESMKDVWHAPQLAALALAGVTIAVLGALVPARSAARLTIAEVLHNE
- a CDS encoding aminoglycoside phosphotransferase family protein; amino-acid sequence: MRDLTLVAPEVRERLVVRFGPEVLAWCDELPTLVGELAVRWGLDVVEAGGGGTSRVFRCLRRDHGSFVWLKLTPDTGIAAEEAEALQAWAGTPSVVRLLAQDLAAGALLLESVEPGVPVKQLAWRLPDVAALLRDLRASSPVRGQRTVLRPLSHRIDFLFDLTDRRLAASEASGLLDSMVLDRARALALELADSGPVGLVHGDLHPANVLSGPGHRMVAIDPRPAWGDPDFDAVDWVLEGVADLAQLEQRIEQLATLVPGQSPDRVLGWCRATSVLNAVPRICARRDDAETRFLMNLARG